One Mastacembelus armatus chromosome 10, fMasArm1.2, whole genome shotgun sequence DNA window includes the following coding sequences:
- the tex11 gene encoding testis-expressed protein 11 encodes MEQFVTTVKNLTENLQQKQPADYENVIEKLFSEVSGLEEFPKSPDPQLEECAIQLWNWSVTKNLGTTISQVQKAKVRHVACSLMYCCEPEIPTEGIIRKQILMASKTGRTWLDCKNPQMADNFLRLAVKSLESLYSQLTNRADGEADITSSKGDVEKDLLRILSCQAESAISQGNNHEAVVYMQRCKDMLLRLPKDTAYLSLMCYNFGIDTYNQKKFEDSAFWLSQSYDIGKMNVRYAPGSEVQAKILRLLATVYLEWDCQRFQEKALNAVCLANKECVSISGLYLKIRILLRCGASDDHIRAGLNEMLESKVSLDMCLNAVKLLMSEDREVLAFEYLKRVCQHFESSPDLGTALILHIKLLLQRGKELLGKQKIEDIITGHHTGKQLTPEALTCLHVILWDKASKYFEAMNYSEALQWYNYSLSFFKAGQMEPNLAKLQRNRVSCFLQLKQLEKAKEAIREAERCDPDSIFTQFTVYKIAVQENDIKKAAEAVKAIGLLSKSPVASEDTLLVSENAASSLLSLAAQIALENDQQETAIKALESLCENSKDDAQILTALRCLVRLVLTTVEESSDEMRNVRLDALLPYLKMALQKISHQSPMSVEERTEEANWFRKTAWNLALQCESSPDRMRDFFVLSYQLSQLCPPDCTLLMGQKTCLLMAAAASLELCRKSPLSAQDLTQALEHIQICWEVWKTLKASGSFPKDPTEMLLLLYEFEARAKLNDPKVETVLESVLELEDVETKMLETIGVLAMEPPAHFPVLCKKALRVALSLHKKQPQADLARCSKCVHNLIKLSLPNGVSEVEAHVLEEVWDYYEEALSIIAAAPDDFPEMEILWLLTRAWNTGVLLYSLAQYPEAEKWCGLAMSFIHYLGSLQESYETQMSGLYSQILDRMDKAKNNLIMEE; translated from the exons ATGGAGCAGTTTGTTACAACTGTTAAAA ATCTCACAGAGAACCTGCAGCAAAAACAGCCAGCAGATTATGAAAATGTGATAGAGAAACTCTTCTCTGAAGTCTCTGGACTAGAGGAATTCCCCAAATCACCAGATCCACAG TTAGAGGAGTGTGCCATCCAGCTGTGGAACTGGTCAGTTACTAAGAACTTGGGCACTACTATAAGTCAAGTTCAGAAAGCCAAAG TGCGTCATGTCGCATGTAGTCTGATGTACTGCTGTGAGCCTGAGATTCCAACAGAGGGCATCATCCGCAAGCAGATCCTG ATGGCCAGCAAAACAGGGAGAACCTGGCTGGACTGCAAAAATCCCCAGATGGCAGATAATTTCTTAAGGCTTGCTGTCAAG AGCCTGGAAAGCCTCTATAGCCAACTAACCAACAGAGCTGATGGAGAAGCTGACATCACTTCATCCAAGGGGGATGTGGAGAAGGATCTGCTTCGAATTCTTTCATGTCAGGCAGAATCG GCCATAAGTCAAGGGAATAATCATGAGGCTGTGGTTTATATGCAGCGCTGTAAGGACATGCTGCTACGGCTACCAAAAGAC ACTGCATACCTCTCGCTTATGTGCTACAATTTTGGAATAGACACTTACAATCAGAAAAAGTTTGAGGACAGTGCATTTTGGTTGAg ccaaagCTATGACATTGGGAAAATGAATGTGAGATATGCCCCTGGATCTGAAGTCCAG GCCAAGATTTTACGTCTCCTCGCCACTGTTTATTTAGAGTGGGACTGTCAGAGGTTTCAGGAGAAGGCTCTCAATGCTGTATGCTTAGCCAACAAG GAATGTGTGAGCATCTCTGGGCTGTACTTAAAGATCAGAATACTCCTGAGATGTGGGGCCTCAGATGATCATATCAGAGCAG GGCTTAATGAGATGCTGGAATCTAAAGTTTCTCTTGATATGTGTCTGAATGCAGTGAAGCTACTCATGTCTGAAGACAG aGAAGTGCTGGCATTTGAGTATTTGAAACGTGTATGTCAGCATTTTGAATCATCCCCTGACCTGGGAACTGCTCTTATCTTGCACATTAAGCTACTCCTGCAGAGAGGCAAGGAGCTGCTGGGCAAACAGAAGATAGAGGATATAATCACTG GCCACCATACAGGAAAACAGCTGACTCCAGAGGCCCTCACATGTCTACATGTCATTTTGTGGGATAAAGCGTCCAAATACTTTGAG GCTATGAACTATTCTGAGGCTCTGCAGTGGTATAACTACTCCTTGAGTTTCTTTAAGGCAGGTCAAATGGAGCCCAACTTAGCCAAGctacagagaaacagagtttcctgtttcctgcaaCTGAAGCAACTGGAAAAG GCCAAAGAAGCAATTagagaagcagagagatgtGATCCTGATAGCATTTTCACCCAGTTCACTGTTTACAAGATTGCAGTGCAGGAGAACGACATCAAGAAAG CTGCAGAAGCAGTGAAAGCAATAGGACTATTGTCCAAGAGTCCTGTAGCCAGTGAAGACACACTGCTGGTATCTGAGAACGCAGCTTCCAGCCTTCTCAGTCTGGCTGCTCAGATTGCTTTGGAG AATGATCAGCAAGAAACTGCCATTAAGGCTCTGGAGAGCTTATGTGAAAACTCCAAAGATGACGCTCAAATCCTGACAGCTCTCAG GTGTTTGGTTCGACTTGTGCTCACCACAGTGGAAGAATCAAGTGATGAGATGAG AAATGTGAGGCTGGATGCCCTCCTGCCATATCTAAAAATGG ctctgcagaaaATCTCACACCAGTCTCCCATGAGTGTTGAGGAACGCACAGAGGAAGCTAACTGGTTCAGGAAAACTG CTTGGAACTTGGCTCTGCAGTGCGAGAGCAGCCCTGACAGAATGAGAGATTTCTTCGTGCTCTCCTACCAG CTCTCCCAGCTGTGCCCTCCTGATTGTACGCTGCTCATGGGCCAGAAGACATGTCTGCTaatggctgctgctgcctctttGGAGCTCTGCAGGAAGTCTCCTCTCTCTGCCCAG GACCTCACTCAGGCTCTTGAACACATTCAGATCTGCTGGGAGGTCTGGAAAACCCTGAAAGCATCTG GAAGCTTTCCAAAGGACCCAACAGAAATGCTGTTGCTGCTCTATGAATTTGAAGCTCGAGCAAAATTGAATGACCCCAAGGTTGAGACAGTGCTGGAGTCTGTCCTGGAGCTTGAAGATGTTGAAACAAAAATGCTAGAGACCATTGgag TCTTAGCCATGGAGCCTCCAGCCCACTTCCCTGTGCTGTGTAAGAAGGCCTTGAGGGTTGCTCTCTCCCTGCACAAGAAACAACCACAGGCTGACCTGGCCCGCTGCAG CAAGTGTGTTCACAACCTGATCAAGCTGTCCCTCCCAAATGGTGTGTCAGAGGTAGAGGCCCATGTGCTTGAGGAGGTGTGGGACTACTATGAGGAGGCCCTGTCCATCATTGCAGCCGCA CCGGACGACTTCCCAGAGATGGAGATCCTGTGGTTGCTGACTCGAGCTTGGAACACGGGGGTATTGCTGTACAGCCTGGCTCAGTATCCCGAGGCTGAGAAGTGGTGTGGCCTCGCCATGAGCTTCATCCACTACCTGGGATCCCTGCAGGAGAGCTACGAGACGCAG ATGTCTGGTCTCTACAGTCAAATCCTGGACAGGATGGACAAAGCCAAAAACAACCTCATCATGGAAGAATAA